Genomic DNA from Puntigrus tetrazona isolate hp1 chromosome 6, ASM1883169v1, whole genome shotgun sequence:
atagcAATAATAACCAAAGAAAAAACGTTTTCCTGAAACTATTTCTGAGGTATGCACTTCAAAATCAAGAGGGAATGAAAGGAAATGATCTTTTTCAATGAGACTACATGTAATAACATAAGGGAAATATTGCCAGCGGATATTAATATAGGATATTACATTCACCTGAAGACACATTACTTTCTTTTCAAGTGAATGAAGTATATTTTTACTGTCCCTCACAAAAGCCCCCCAGTAGTGTAGAAGAAATAACTTCATTCTTGCTAAAATTCCTTCTTCGGAGCTGTATCTGTGCATTACATCTGGTGCCTCTCGGGCATGTTCAAACACATCTTCAGCATATTCATGCACATTATAACACTGAGCTGAACCTTTAACCCTTCAGTGATAAGCTCAGTGGCTGATGACTCTTTGGCCTTGTGattatctgatttaaaaaaaacgttaaatcCTTAAATCAACGTTTGTTTTTTGTACATTATGGTTTATTAAGATTATCGTTCAGATGAGCATTAAAATCTGACGATgacaaaatgcatataaaagaaacacctgtgctacttaatatttcatatattgcAAATATGCACTGGGCCTGTGAATATTATAGCGTGTGTGCACATTTTTGTGacatatgaggacacaaatCTGTATAATGACACGGGTATGACAGCGGTATTACAAGGAGAAGGTGACTTATGAGGACATTACCTCATGTCCCCACTTTTCAAAACACAGAGTGAGTTTTTTCGAAAATTTGTAAGGGGTAGGGTTAGCTGTAAGGTAAGTGTAGGAGAATAGCACatacatgtacagtatgtacagtacagtaaaaaaatttttgtccCCACAATTCGcaaaaacaagtgtgtgtgtgtgagtgtgtgtgtatactagTTCCTTTatccaaaaaagtttttgtttaggtgtgtgtgggtgtactgtgtatatttatcatatataaatgcacacacattctgtatatatttagaaaatatttatatgactatttatattcatataattgaatttaaatatattaacatagtATTTTTATAGTGTCAgagtctttatatatacacacgtaacAAATATAGAGtacacaaatattatgtaaatacacacacacacacacacacgcacacacatatacaggtGTTTGTCTATTGTTAGTTTTGTCCAATAATTATCTTTATTTCAAagagcaaaataataaaataaatcacatgcCATAAACTGCTTGTGAAATACATCTTATATAATCATATAGCTCATTTGTTCTTGAAACACAAAGTCATGCCATAAAGAGAAGAGCTGTTCGCAGGAAAACAGGACGTCAACAGATTTCCACATTTATGTCTTAAAGGTTATGGTTTAAATCCTTACCATTCTGCAAAAACTTTAGTCGTTCATAGATGTCATCCCGGTTGAGAGAAATCAGTCCCATCACAACATCACTGTGTCCTGAAATCACATggataattttaatttttgatcaaCAAACTTTGTTACACAAAAggttacataaaaatgtttattcgtTCTTACCATTCATGTACTTTGTTGCAGAGTACATGCAGATGTCTGCTCCAAGTGCAAGGGGGCGCTGTtccagaaatgagaaaaaaaaggtgagatactatatttaaaggaacggttaaaaaaaaattatgaaataattaaatcagttTCTGTACAAGGAAACAAGTGAGTCAACTGtacacaatgtatttttaactcACTTTTAAATAAGTAGCACAGCGTTGCTCTCTGGACATGGTAATGCTGCTTTATTTTCTAAGATGGACTGGgctatgtattaaaataatttaaatgttcataCCTGGAAGTAGGCTGACATGAAAGTGTTGTCCACAACAACAATTATATCCTTGTTGTGCCCATGGACAATATCAGCACAGCCCTGGATGTCCACAACCTTCATTGTAGGGTTTGTGGGCGTTTCAATCCACACCATCTGTAGAAACCAGAACATTTAATACGCCATTTCAGTTCCACTGAGTGGTACATCTCAGAGGTAATTAACCGTGTGAGCTAATAATGACTCGTTCAACCCTCTTTCCGCAGTAATTTTGTAATGCTGTCTGCCAGGTGTACCTTTGTATTTGGTTTCAGAGCTGCTTTTATCTCCTCTAGCTTTGTGAGGTCGGCAAAAGAGATATCAAAGCCAACTTCTGCagctatttttctgaaataccGGTTAGTTCCTGGtagaaaaaacatgaaagccTCAGTAAGAATATCAGCTTTTAAGTAGAAActatcattttattcattaatagaAGCAGTAACTCACCTCCATAAACATCATTCATGCACAAAATTCCATCTCCAGCCTTAAAAAGATGCGTGATGGTCAAAGTTGCAGCCAAACCAGAGGCAACAGCGAGACCTTTTAGCATAGTAAGACAGAGCATTAGGTTAAGGCAATGTCTATATgacataacatatataaatgtgttggTGATAGACTCACAGTGTTGTGCACCGTCCAAAGCAGCAACCGCTCTCTCCAGACAGTTTCTTGTGGGATTTCCGCTCCTGCTGTACTCAAAACCCTGGCAggtaaaatattagaaaaatgtgaaatttaaaatgctttgcatAAACTActattttcagttgtttatgCTTTTGCTTCAACCACCTGGCTGACTCATATTGGTATATATTGGTATATATACTCATATTCAGCTAACTTGCAGCTTCTTTGCTGATGTAATCTGTAACCACTCACGTCAAACATTATCCTATACATTGTGTTTATGGCTGATTCCAGAGGAGTTTGAGGCTAAAACCAGTTTGTAACAACCAAAAACAGCTAATTAAGTGAAAGACCACAACCTGTGGAgttgtttaaataaagtatattttgttaaatCACCAAATTAAATCGACAGAGCTGGCTTGTAGTTGGGATCTGAACAAAGTCAACAGGTTCTATATAAAGACACTTTTGAGCCAGCCTAAATAGCTCGAGGCTGCTCAAAGTCCCTCTAAAACTAGTCTGCAAACTACTCCTGGGAGaccatttaaaacatgtaaGCCGGTAGAAGCAGGTTTTTCAGCAGGATATGAGATGTTTTGTGCTTAGTCACTGTGACTTATACCTACCTGACTGTAcagatttaacaaaaaaaagtatgtaattACTCTTAGTATATTAGTTGGtatttacacatacatttataataatagtaataataataaacttccCTTTCACACAAACCCCTGCTACTTTTAATTTCAAGTCCATTTAAATAGAAACCGCGCTTGAGAATTGCTAATCAAAGAAACCATTGCGAGCTCCATTGTCACTCGGATCAGCACACGAGTCACAATCTACACAATTACACAAATATCAGATTAATACGAAACAACAATTAACATATTCTCAACGCTAACCCCTTACGAAGTATGTGATGGACTCACCGCGTGTTTCCCCGGTTCGTGTTGTTTAAAGGTAGTGGAGAGTGAAATAGGAGGCACTACGGCCCTAGAGTTCCACTGCTCCGGCTCTGAACCGACGTGGATCGCATCTGTAGCGAATGATTTGAAGAGCGGCTGGTAGCCGTCTGAGCTGTCCTTCTGCCTTCGTGAAGCCATGCGTGCTCCGGATGTGACTGACGATGAGATTACCGGGTCCTTGAGATCACAGAAGAGTGAATAGCTCTCacttactgtaaatgttttacattaaacagGAGGGTAGTCGCTACAAAACCCTTCTACGCCAATCACTATCTGTGCGGTTTAGGTGAATGGAGAGGATTGGCGATCGCTCAGGGGCGTGCTGGGTCACGTGATCAATGTTACGGTTCAGCGAAATGATAGCGCTCCGATGATGCAACGTTTACACGACAAAACCCAAATGCCGTTCACCGAGTGCGTTCCCAACAGTAAAAACCAAGTTTACTTTTCAGAtaagtctatctatctatctatctatctatctatctatctatctatctatctatctatctatctatctatctatctatctatctatctatctatctatcaggaACAAGTCAAATATCTACACCGGGAAAAAATGTAACCTAAAATGGTAAAGTGTATAAAGTAAGCTTTTGCTTGACTCAAAAATATAGGCTAAACGCTAAAATCAATCCAAACTACATTTTATTGGTTATGTCAGGTTGAAATAGCTTTCTAAGGTAACCGCCGCAGGCCATCCACTTTTACAGTGCGCGTGTCTAGAAAGTTGAAAAGATCTGtaccttttatatatttattgtttatgaaTGAACAGATTATCAAACGCATTTGAATTTACAACATGTGCTGGCACCAGTGCTGTGTGAGCGAAGGTGTGATGATCAGCAGGCTACACCCTTCAGTCCAGCTGTGACCACACTGTTTAAGAAAACATCTCTATGTTGCATAGATTAATTGGTTCTGATATAATCTGATAAGgatattttaagattatttacATAATCTCAGATAGCATTGTGTGTCATTACAATCAAGAAACTGGTGCAGAcatgtactaaaatatatttcaagaaaCTAGATGCATATCTAAAATGCAGTATCTTTAGCATGCAACTTATAATTAACTACCAtgtacagttttaaataaaaatgagtatcTGATctataccatttttttttaacggcacaaattaacatttaaaagaaaagttattttttgcattttattcattcaattgtattattttaaatacttttctcACAGTTTCTAAACTCGCCAAGTTAGATTCAGGTCTTGTTCTTCTCATGTAGGCATGTCACTATCGGCCCAAAAATATGATCGAACAATAAACTGATGTGACAGCAGAAAGTAACTGATAGTTTGCTGCATCTGTCTCTTTATCAGAGGTATGCTAGACAcaaaaattacatgaatatcTTTAAGTGACGAAAGATATTCTTGTTTCTGTCCCTGCATGCCAATGTGCATACTATCCATCCTAAATTCTATGTGATGTTAGTAATTAggttttaatgtgattttcagTTAGGGCAGATAGGGTGGACAGTATGCACATTAGGACGCATGCTGGGTGTGTTTTGCTGCTTAGCATCATCAGTTTTGTCTCAGGTCAAGGTAAGTCCTGTGGGagtgtttaaattaatttcactttAGATTAATCTCCTGATACGTTGTATACATTTTGGGCTATCCTTTAGATTCAAGAATTACATTTGCTCTCGTACCATTTAGTTGGTGAATGCATAGCAGGAGTGATTGGGGACCATGCCAACGTTCCCTGTGTATATAATGAGTGAAAAATGCCTTACTTACTCCTTACTCCACATCTCATCTGAACGGAGAAGAGGAATGGAAATGATTTACACAGCTGTCTGGATGAAGGGACAAGTGGGGATGCAAAATCAGAATATAATCAGAAAATAGGACTCAAAAAAGAAAGTAATGCGGAAGTTCTATATACTTTGAATTTGTTACATGACGATCATTCCTTTGTGTTGCAGATGATTCATGTTGTGAGGGCACTTACATGATTTCGTGCAATGTGAAGCAATGGGCTTCCCTTCCTGAGACTGATGAGTAATATGGTTTGGAAATACTGGGTTCACACTTTGCCTTGAGATGGTGTAAATCTCATTAAAAACCATTGGTTTCCCCTTTTCCTGTATTGAGTATCCTCCTTTTCCCATATAATCAGCTAAACAAAAGACCTGCAACTGCATACAATGGAATAAAACATGTCAAGCAAAATACATAGATGTTCAGACCATGATAGATATACACATGTTAGGTTGTTGGTAAACTTTCATAGCTTTACCTATTTAACCTGAAGTAGTTAGACAAGCTTGAGCACAAATGCAGTTACTCTTTGTTATTGTATTAGTAATATATTCCACTGTCGTGTTGTTCTCTTTATtatctgttatggggttatgtttaaacttaatataattaaaatatattcaccaTTGCTGACGCAATTTAGCActgcatttaacacatttttattttcacagtgATGTTAATATTTGTATCAAAGTTAGTGTAAATTAAAGGCCTGGAAAAGACAAGGATTCAAACTGTACTGTACGTGTAACCAGATTACTACAAGTACAAACTGTGAAGCACTTCCTGGCAATAACTCAAAGTACACTGTGCGGGTACATCCTCACCTACTGCTGTTAGTCACAGCGGCTGATGACTTGAGCCTTTtgagattttagttttattaactaaacatttGAGTGATATTAAGTATTGTAACATGGTGAATCGATGTCATTAgggtatattatttttgtattgcgTTACATGAACATGACCGCATAATATTaagtaattgcattttttaaaatggcagtTTTAAACATCCTCTACAGCTTTTACTTTTAATGATCTAAACGCAACTGTTACCAAACTCACCTATGTCAGCATATACAGAAGCCTCCTCTGACCCAGCTTTTGTCAACTTCACCCCTGCATGAAAAGAGAGCAGAGTTACCATA
This window encodes:
- the LOC122346727 gene encoding cystathionine gamma-lyase-like gives rise to the protein MASRRQKDSSDGYQPLFKSFATDAIHVGSEPEQWNSRAVVPPISLSTTFKQHEPGKHAGFEYSRSGNPTRNCLERAVAALDGAQHCLAVASGLAATLTITHLFKAGDGILCMNDVYGGTNRYFRKIAAEVGFDISFADLTKLEEIKAALKPNTKMVWIETPTNPTMKVVDIQGCADIVHGHNKDIIVVVDNTFMSAYFQRPLALGADICMYSATKYMNGHSDVVMGLISLNRDDIYERLKFLQNALGAVPSPFDCYMCNRGLKTLHVRMKQHFRNAMAAAQFLEADPRVDRVIFPGLPSHPQHELTRRQCTGCPGMITFYIKGKLEHASTFLSSLKLFALAESLGGYESLAEHPAIMTHASVSEDERKELGISDTLIRLSVGLEDEEDIIADLDQALAAAHPKK